The following proteins are co-located in the Periplaneta americana isolate PAMFEO1 chromosome 12, P.americana_PAMFEO1_priV1, whole genome shotgun sequence genome:
- the FucTB gene encoding alpha-(1,3)-fucosyltransferase 10 isoform X1, translated as MKCLLRVRFRTLLYWIGSVLMVLLLVQVLIHIYNETPYMREEVFYHQFSENESLPDVKDPVILWWTPFTGQKGAVRDCGNVKCFFTEDRRFNTHNLTKALIFYGSKFDLIDLPLPRNGLTYDWALLHEESPKNTPVLSHLESLELFNITATFSRHSHFPLTLQYLKSLDALTDMTYFVPIERKEQLLLEIAPVIYVHSDCDTPLERDAYATELMKYIPIDSYGKCVQNKELPKHLSDPMESMDSEEFFHFVARYKFTLSFENAVCEDYITEKLWRPLIVGSIPIYMGSPSVMDWLPNNNSAILAADFKSPKELAEYLQTLNSNISKYNSFLKHKLGSSNERITNRRLIDAFEKRKWGIDNDFEKGNFIEHFECFVCEQEHKKLSGERTQIGGISTEHYNCPVPVSPLTNEKDKENWWVDQWYTGKCEAKILRKYIEVGKHNYNYEEFYDELRNMFLHKMC; from the exons ATGAAATGTTTACTACGTGTAAGGTTTCGAACCTTGCTGTACTGGATTGGAAGTGTTCTTATGGTACTGTTACTGGTGCAGGTTCTTATTCAC ATTTATAACGAAACTCCTTATATGAGAGAAGAGGTATTTTATCATCAGTTTAGTGAAAACGAAAGTCTTCCAG aTGTCAAAGATCCTGTCATTCTGTGGTGGACTCCATTTACAGGCCAGAAGGGCGCAGTGAGAGACTGTGgaaatgtaaaatgttttttcACAGAAGATCGAAGATTTAATACTCATAACTTGACGAAG gCATTAATTTTCTATGGCAGCAAATTCGACTTGATTGATCTTCCACTACCTCGGAATGGTTTGACATATGACTGGGCTTTGCTACATGAAGAGTCCCCGAAAAACACGCCAGTTCTCTCGCATTTAGAATCACTGGAACTGTTCAACATAACGGCAACTTTTAGCCGTCACAGTCATTTTCCTCTCACACTTCAGTATCTCAAGAGTTTGGATGCATTGACAG ATATGACATATTTCGTTCCAATTGAAAGGAAAGAGCAGCTGTTGTTAGAAATTGCGCCTGTGATTTATGTACACTCAGACTGTGATACACCATTGGAAAGAGATGCATATGCAACAGAACTTATGAAGTACATTCCTATTGACTCATATGGCAAATGTGTGCAGAACAAGGAATTACCAAAACA TTTATCTGATCCAATGGAGAGTATGGACTCTGAAGAATTTTTCCATTTTGTAGCTCGCTACAAATTTACACTGTCTTTTGAAAATGCTGTTTGTGAAGATTACATCACAGAGAAGCTATGGAGGCCATTGATTGTGGGTTCTATTCCTATTTATATGGGATCACCATCTGTCATG GACTGGCTGCCAAATAACAATTCTGCCATTTTAGCAGCAGATTTCAAGTCACCAAAAGAGCTTGCTGAATATTTACAGACACTTAACAGCAATATAAGTAAATACAATTCTTTTCTAAAACACAAACTAGGATCATCTAATGAAAGAataactaacaggagactaatTGATGCCTTTGAAAAACGCAAGTGGGGTATCGACAACGATTTTGAAAAGGGTAACTTTATAGAACATTTTGAGTGTTTTGTGTGTGAACAAGAGCACAAGAAGTTGAGTGGTGAAAGAACTCAGATTGGTGGCATCAGTACAGAACATTACAACTGTCCAGTTCCTGTCTCACCTCTGACTAAtgagaaagacaaagagaattGGTGGGTTGATCAGTGGTACACGGGAAAATGTGAAGCAAAGATACTGAGGAAGTATATTGAAGTAGGGAAACACAATTATAATTATGAGGAGTTTTATGacgaattaagaaacatgttctTGCATAAGATGTGCTGA
- the FucTB gene encoding alpha-(1,3)-fucosyltransferase 10 isoform X2 has translation MKCLLRVRFRTLLYWIGSVLMVLLLVQVLIHIYNETPYMREEVFYHQFSENESLPGQKGAVRDCGNVKCFFTEDRRFNTHNLTKALIFYGSKFDLIDLPLPRNGLTYDWALLHEESPKNTPVLSHLESLELFNITATFSRHSHFPLTLQYLKSLDALTDMTYFVPIERKEQLLLEIAPVIYVHSDCDTPLERDAYATELMKYIPIDSYGKCVQNKELPKHLSDPMESMDSEEFFHFVARYKFTLSFENAVCEDYITEKLWRPLIVGSIPIYMGSPSVMDWLPNNNSAILAADFKSPKELAEYLQTLNSNISKYNSFLKHKLGSSNERITNRRLIDAFEKRKWGIDNDFEKGNFIEHFECFVCEQEHKKLSGERTQIGGISTEHYNCPVPVSPLTNEKDKENWWVDQWYTGKCEAKILRKYIEVGKHNYNYEEFYDELRNMFLHKMC, from the exons ATGAAATGTTTACTACGTGTAAGGTTTCGAACCTTGCTGTACTGGATTGGAAGTGTTCTTATGGTACTGTTACTGGTGCAGGTTCTTATTCAC ATTTATAACGAAACTCCTTATATGAGAGAAGAGGTATTTTATCATCAGTTTAGTGAAAACGAAAGTCTTCCAG GCCAGAAGGGCGCAGTGAGAGACTGTGgaaatgtaaaatgttttttcACAGAAGATCGAAGATTTAATACTCATAACTTGACGAAG gCATTAATTTTCTATGGCAGCAAATTCGACTTGATTGATCTTCCACTACCTCGGAATGGTTTGACATATGACTGGGCTTTGCTACATGAAGAGTCCCCGAAAAACACGCCAGTTCTCTCGCATTTAGAATCACTGGAACTGTTCAACATAACGGCAACTTTTAGCCGTCACAGTCATTTTCCTCTCACACTTCAGTATCTCAAGAGTTTGGATGCATTGACAG ATATGACATATTTCGTTCCAATTGAAAGGAAAGAGCAGCTGTTGTTAGAAATTGCGCCTGTGATTTATGTACACTCAGACTGTGATACACCATTGGAAAGAGATGCATATGCAACAGAACTTATGAAGTACATTCCTATTGACTCATATGGCAAATGTGTGCAGAACAAGGAATTACCAAAACA TTTATCTGATCCAATGGAGAGTATGGACTCTGAAGAATTTTTCCATTTTGTAGCTCGCTACAAATTTACACTGTCTTTTGAAAATGCTGTTTGTGAAGATTACATCACAGAGAAGCTATGGAGGCCATTGATTGTGGGTTCTATTCCTATTTATATGGGATCACCATCTGTCATG GACTGGCTGCCAAATAACAATTCTGCCATTTTAGCAGCAGATTTCAAGTCACCAAAAGAGCTTGCTGAATATTTACAGACACTTAACAGCAATATAAGTAAATACAATTCTTTTCTAAAACACAAACTAGGATCATCTAATGAAAGAataactaacaggagactaatTGATGCCTTTGAAAAACGCAAGTGGGGTATCGACAACGATTTTGAAAAGGGTAACTTTATAGAACATTTTGAGTGTTTTGTGTGTGAACAAGAGCACAAGAAGTTGAGTGGTGAAAGAACTCAGATTGGTGGCATCAGTACAGAACATTACAACTGTCCAGTTCCTGTCTCACCTCTGACTAAtgagaaagacaaagagaattGGTGGGTTGATCAGTGGTACACGGGAAAATGTGAAGCAAAGATACTGAGGAAGTATATTGAAGTAGGGAAACACAATTATAATTATGAGGAGTTTTATGacgaattaagaaacatgttctTGCATAAGATGTGCTGA